One segment of Meriones unguiculatus strain TT.TT164.6M chromosome X, Bangor_MerUng_6.1, whole genome shotgun sequence DNA contains the following:
- the LOC132649839 gene encoding N-acylglucosamine 2-epimerase, giving the protein MEKAWETLQVWKERVRQELDRVVAFWMEHSHDQEHGGFFTCLGRDGQVYDHLKYVWLQGRQVWMYCRLYRSFERFRRVELLNAAKAGGEFLLRYARVAPPAKKCAFVLTRDGRPIKVQRTIFSECFYTMAMDELWKVTGEMHYQNEAVEMMDQIVHWVREDPAGLGRPELSGAPDAESMAVPMMLLNLVEQLGEENEELTRKYAELGDWCVHRILQHVQREGQAVLENVSQDGKELPGCLGRHQNPGHALEAGWFLLQYALRKGDPKLRMHVINKFLLLPFHSGWDPEHGGLFYFKDADDLCPTQLEWDMKLWWPHSEAMIAFLMGYRDSGDPALLHLFCQVAEYTFHKFRDPEYGEWFGYLNREGKVALTIKGGPFKGCFHVPRCLAMCEQILGDLLRRLGPAPTGS; this is encoded by the exons ATGGAGAAGGCATGGGAGACATTGCAGGTCTGGAAGGAACGTGTGAGACAAGAGCTGGATCGTGTGGTCGCTTTCTGGATGGAGCACTCCCATGACCAGGAACACGG GGGCTTCTTCACATGCCTTGGCCGTGATGGACAGGTGTACGATCACCTCAAGTATGTCTGGCTGCAGGGAAGGCAG GTGTGGATGTATTGTCGCTTATACCGCAGTTTTGAGCGCTTCCGTCGTGTTGAGCTTCTGAATGCAGCAAAAGCAG GTGGTGAATTTTTGCTGCGTTATGCCCGGGTGGCACCACCTGCCAAGAAGTGTGCCTTTGTGCTGACTAGGGATGGCCGTCCAATAAAGGTGCAGCGGACCATTTTCAGCGAGTGTTTCTACACCATGGCCATGGACGAGCTGTGGAAAGTAACCGGCGAAATGCATTATCAG AACGAAGCTGTGGAGATGATGGATCAGATCGTCCACTGGGTGCGGGAGGACCCAGCTGGGCTGGGCCGGCCTGAGCTCTCAGGGGCCCCGGACGCAGAGTCCATGGCGGTGCCCATGATGCTGCTCAACCTGGTGgagcagcttggagaggaaaaCGAGGAGCTGACCAGAAAGTATGCAGAACTAGGGGACTGGTGTGTCCACAGGATTCTTCAGCACGTCCAG agggagggacaaGCTGTACTGGAGAATGTATCACAGGATGGCAAAGAACTTCCTGGTTGCCTTGGAAGACACCAGAACCCAG GCCATGCACTGGAAGCTGGCTGGTTCTTGCTTCAGTATGCCCTCAGGAAAGGTGACCCCAAACTTCGAATGCACGTTATCAACAAGTTTCTCTTGTTGCCTTTCCACTCTGGATGGGACCCTGAGCATGGAGGCCTCTTCTACTTCAAGGATGCTGATGATCTCTGCCCTACCCAG CTGGAGTGGGACATGAAGCTGTGGTGGCCACACAGTGAAGCCATGATTGCCTTCCTCATGGGTTACCGTGACAGTGGGGACCCTGCCTTGCTGCACCTCTTCTGTCAGGTGGCTGAGTACACTTTCCACAAG tTTCGTGATCCTGAGTACGGGGAATGGTTTGGCTATCTGAACCGAGAGGGAAAGGTGGCCCTCACCATCAAGGGAGGCCCTTTTAAAG GCTGCTTCCATGTACCGCGGTGCCTGGCCATGTGCGAGCAGATTCTAGGAGACCTCCTCCGCCGCCTTGGGCCCGCGCCTACTGGCTCCTAA